The Garra rufa chromosome 20, GarRuf1.0, whole genome shotgun sequence genome contains the following window.
aaattttttttatttcttacgaattttacattttcaatgttattttatctaataattcCTTTTATTTTTCTGGTTACATAAAAACAgttagttttagattttttttaaagaattaagacattttatcattttacaaaaacaattattaccattatttttttttcttacagctttaatttttttattgttattttatctaATGATTCCTTTCATTTTTCCATTTACATAGAAACAGATTAaatcattttagattttttttttaatttaataattatgacattttataattttagaaaaacaattttttttttcttacagatttgacattttattgctattttatctaataattctttagatttttctgcttacattttatatatggttttttataatttgacaaaaacaattatttttatttatttattttatctaacaattcttgaTTTTTAATCTGGTTACATAAAAACTGatcttttttaataattttagattctttttaaatgattatgacattgcataattttattattttgctttatttgttacagcttttacatttttattgcaattttatcAAATAATTCCTTAGATTTTTTTGATTACATGAAAacagataatttttttaataatttcagatttttatagaaaaaattatatagaaaaaaaagtaaaatttaacaaaaacaattattaccctttttttaatgtcttacagcttttacaattttattgttatttcatCTAATAATTCCTTTGCTTTTTTTCTGATTACATAAAAGCATAACTTTTAGATAAtgttaaatttagttttttcaaataattaaaacatttgataattttacaaaaacaaaaataaaagattatttaatttattttttatttcttacagcttttgcattttattgtcatttttggttacataaaaactttataattttacaaaaactattcttttatttcttacagcttttaaatttctcttttatttcttaatttatctAAATTCCTTATTCTTTCTGGTTTCATACAGCTCGAAATGTGCATGTCTAAAAGGGTAAAtctcacaaaaaaattaaataaataaaaataaatctaattttacactttttttttactttactgaTTACTTTTAATATTGGTATGAAATATGTCACATATGCATGACACTCACAGCAGTGCAATTTAACTTTGTAAAACTGAATAAAGTGTGAAAACGCACCACGACTGGGAGCCAAAGGGTTGAGAGGACGATACACTGATCTTGGCCTGAAAATCAACCATTGACAAGAAAAATTAATTTGAGAGCGTATTATAGTCTCTTGTGTTCATCTGTGAGTGTTTGAGTCTCACTTGAAGCAGTTTTCCTCATAAATGCTGTTCCAAACTCTCCAGGCGGACGGGCCTTTATATCCGGTGTATCGCTCCGGGTTCAGCAGCAGATCCACGTATTCGGCTTCAGGAGACATCTCATCTGTGATATTATGTGATAGAAAAATTAAATATCGAGATTGAATATTACTTTTAAACTAGGGCTGCATTTTGGCAAAATGTTTTATATCATTATggctataaaataaaaacaattatataataataataataataataataattattattattattattattattattattattattattattatgatcatcGTTATTACTaacttttttttactaaataaaaattttacAATTAGAAAATAAACACAAACATTAAACATATTAGAATATGGCTGCACAATTTCaccaaaatgtaattatattatagaaaattaaatattacatctaaagatgtattactattattaattattattattattattgtttgtggAGCTGCAAAATTTGGCCAAttcaataattttatttcatattaataaacattacatattttattattgctactaaataaaaatattaaagtcacaattttatttttagaatatagcttatattattattaataataataattattttaattaattaattatataattaataataataatatattgtatgttactaaataaaaatatttgaattacaaataatattattagcatcatgctagaatcatgctagcaacacgctagtaacttgcatataatgctaaaaacatgttagcaagatgctaatcatgctagcaacaaactagtaacatgctaatcatgatagaataatgctaacaacatgctagtaacttgcaaacaaatgctagtaacatgttagaaacatgttagtaacatgttaatcatgctgtgaacatgttaacgacatgctaatcatgtaagaaacatgctaatcatgtaagaaacatgctaatcatgacaaaatcatgctaacaacattgtaataatgctagcagcatgctattAACTTGTAAacaaatgctagtaacatgctagaaacatgttagtaacatgctaataatgataaaatcatgctagcaacatgctaataatgctagaatcatgctagcaacatgctaataatgctagaatcatgctagcaacatgctaataatgctagaatcatgctagcaacatgctagtaacttgcaaacaaatgctaataacatgcaagaaacatgctagtaacatgttaatcatgctgtaaacatgttaacgacatgctaatcatgtaagaaacatgctaatcatgataaaatcatgctagcaacatgctaataatgctagaatcatgctagcaacatgctagtaacttgcaaacaaatgctagtaacatgctagaaacatgctagtaacatgttaatcatgctgtaaacatgttagcgacatgctaatcatgctagtaacatgctagcaacttgccatCTATACATCTATTAATCtatcaaactttaagcttttcaAACTACTTtcaacttcaaactatttcagtcACAAAACTGTCAAACTTTCTAAACTTCCCACACTTTCTGGTGCGGCTTTCTCTCAACACACTTCTGAATCGAGTTTTTCTATGCTCCTGTTGCGTAGCGCTACTAGAGACAGAGCTATAAATAAGTAACACAGATCCAGTGATAGCAGATCTCACTCATCCTGAAACCAACAGTTGAACAACCACTTCCTCTTCTGAGACTCACAAACACGTCCAGCATTTGTTAGAGATGTTCTCAGTGCAAACTCACCGTCTACGCCGCAGAAATGATCCTGAGCGTCGTCATGATGAGCCCAGTCTGCAAACGCCTCTTTACTCTGATTACTGCAGACACACAAACCACATGTGAAAGCCTCTGTGAGCATCTATGAGTCGTGGAGGGAGACTGAAGagcagtgtgtgtgtggtttACCTCAGTGTGCTGTTGATGGCACCCAGTTCATGAGCTTGTTCACACTCTCTTACATCACTGACGCCGTTCGCCGCCTGAGAATACTAGCAGAGAACAACACAACACTGATCAACACTGAATCTGACACATATTACATATGTCTAATATACATATGCTTTACTGTGTTTGCTTTCTTAAGaggaaactaaattaaaatgcacTATATGAGAGGACAGGCCAAATACCAATGAACTGAGGGCTGCTGCAATATAACTATGTTATACCtaaaaaaagtattacatttactttataaaataattaaaaatgtaaagttttttggagggcatttaatatttttttatatataatttatatttatataaataaattaaattttataaaaaaaaaatgataagcaaatatatatatatatatatataaaatttatatttatataaataatttaaattttataaaaaaaaaaagataagcaaatatatatatatatatatatatatatatatatatatataatttatatttatataaataaattaaattttataaaaaaaaatgataagcaaatatatatatatatatataaaatttatatttatataaataatttaaattttataaaaaaaaagataagcaaatatatatatatataatttatatttatataaataatttaaattgtataaaaaaaaaagataagcaaatatatatatatataatttatatttatataaataatttaaattttattaaaaaaatgataagcaaatatatatatatataatttatatttatataaataatttaaattttattaaaattttttataaaaaagtaaacaaaaaagtaattttatatatatatattttatatatctcACTATATGAGAGGACAGGCCAAATATTAATGAACTGAGGGCTGCTGCAATATAACTATGTTATACcaaaaaaagtattacatttactttataaaataattaaaaaagtttttttttggagggcatttaatatttttttatatatataatttatatttttataaataattaaaattttataaaaaaaattatatatatatatatataaaacagagtaaagaggaaacaaaaataaaagtaaatgcactatatgaaaaaaaaagtattacatttactttataaaataatttaaaaagttttttttggagggcatttaatatttatatatatatatatagataaataatttaaattttataaaaaaatatttaagaattaagaaatatatatttttataaatcctTATTTTTTTACTGTGCATTTCTACAAAggtaaatcacaaaaataaataaaatctttttttttcgcACCAGAAAATCATGTTTGTTTAATATACTCCTATTAAAGAGGAAATTAtattaaagttaatttttttactaaattaatttaatataattgaaatataattaaaatgaaattatattttacaaatttatttcatttattttttcaaattatcaaatataattttagacattattttttaaaattttcaaatatagttttacacattttatttattttttaaaattttcaaatatagttttacacattttatttatttttcaaattttcaaatatagttttacacattttatttatttttcaaattttcaaatatagttttacacattttatttattttttaaattttcaaatatagttttacacattttatttattttttcaaattttcaaatatagttttacacattttatttatttttcaaattttcaaatatagtttacacattttatttatttttcaaatataattttatacatttatttttaaatatattttataaacataaagcatttttaaaattaatttaaaccaTCAAATCAAATGACAAATTTATTAACAGTCCAAACTGACTGATAAAACCCAGGTGTATCAGAGTAACTCTGATGTTTCTTGCATTTATCAACGTGACAGCAAACACGTTTCACACATTCATACAGTGGCATGTGTTTCCTGTCCAGATGTGTCTGAGGTCGTCTATCTTCTCTATGAAGTGTGAACGTTCACAGCTCACTAAAAATAACCAGTTCATCCGCTATCAGACGCGTTCGGCGACATTAAGGACAAACTCTGTGAGCGCTGACTCAACCTTATCCGCTCTATTACACAAACCCTCAACAAACAAGCAGCGAGCGGCCCGCGCTGAACACAGCTGAACAAACACCACATAAACACACTGCTGACGTACtgcatttaaaaaagcatttaatgTACAAACTACATTCAGCTCATCAAAACAAACACTGTTTCCAAAAGCAAACACATCTCTCTAAAAGTCTCTTACCTTGTTATAGTTGCCGGATTTAATTCCTACAGGAACTTCACTCtggaagaaaaagaaaataatgtcAATCCTTAAATCCTAAATCCTTATTTTAAAACTGGAGTAAACAATCAAGCTGTATGCATGAGGAAGAATGGTTTTAAAACTGTTCTTTGGATAGTCAAATTACAGCCACGTCAAATTAACCAAATGTGTTGAACTCTGACCTCTGGACATGGCTCTACGTGACAGTCTTTGATGGAGCAATGGCCGTCATCGGGCCAGAACGGACACGGACGCTTCAGATTCACCTGGAAAACAAGAATATGATGAGTTTCTGTGAGCAAAATACTCATAAAACACTTGAATTGACTTCTGAGTGGAATAAGACGAGAGTAAACTTATAATAACAtcacatataataaaaatacatattcgtttttatattgtaaataaatatagaataaaatatttattagttGATCAAAACGTATATTATTTCTATTAGTAATTATCTATAAATATATTAACAATTTAACGTTATTttatactattattatattacattataaataaattaaatctaaCGCATGTcgaataattattaattttaataaatactattaagttaattttagtaatttaatatgactagattaataatattaattatattatattaattaaaagttttattttatactCTTTTTATATTATTTCGTTTAGTaacttaatataaatattaaatggcataattttttatttatactatttttatattactttatgAATATATCGAATACTTGtagaataattattaattataataaatatttttttaatttgttatttatactatGTTATAATAcactatttttattatattataataaaataaatattaaatataaaacatgtaaaataattaatcattaataattaaaataaaaaataattgtacatttatattggtaatttaatataaaaacatttattttaaactacttgttattattttaaactatttatattagtaatttaatgtaaatatattaatataattttaccatttataaataaaaaatataaataaaaaatataaaatatattttaataacattaacagtagtgttaaaatatatttaagtggtagccatttaaaaaaaattaaatatatatttatttatttatttattaataacattaatatcaatattatcaaataaaaaatgttggaaaatataaaaatatcttaaataatatgaaatcaaatcaaataaatatattttgttaagaaattccattataataaaacattattatatcATATTGCTAAACATAATTATATCATATGTAAAAGAAATATattaatgaaatatttttatttgacttttttatattattttataatagacaatatttttaattatttaaatttaggttataataaaatttaaatatattaaatcatGTATTAAtacatgtaaaaatataaataatataaaaaagaaaattaacaaacaaaacattttgtataaaacaattatatataaataatatgaaatattaattattaattattataattcacataaaataaaataaatatctttaTAATATAAACAATACCAAATAACGCTACTCTTAGCGTTTGAGTAAAATGGCTTAAAAATCTATAAATATTAACATAATAAAAGCAACAATATTAAAAGTACAGAAAATGTCAAGTAAAATCTTTGACTGCACAGAACGTTTGTTATTAACATGAATAataaaaacatgtatttatttaaagcCCCTCATATTCATTCATCCAGACTGTAGGACCAGGTAAAGATGCAGTGAATCATCTCTGAGGTTTACGTTGCAAGTGTAGATCTTTAAGACATAAATGTACCTTGTAGTATCGGAAGAAGTCTCTCGCTATGAGCTTGCGAATGTGAGGATAGATTTTGAAGTTGTTGAAGACGTCAATGCTCTCGATGTCACAGAAACAGTCGTCCAAGACACCTGTTAACTGCAGAAAACAGGAATAACAACAGCTATCATctgataaaaactcaaaaatagTTATCCATCTGTCTAGTTTCTCATTAGAAAAGTACACAGTATGTTGCTTTGTGTTAGTACTCTTACTACTGATTGGGTTTTTGAAACTGACCTcagataaataattaaaattgatCAAGTCAGTACAAGCCTGTAAAGCCTATacttcattaaattaaataactttaaaaaaaataataaaacataaaaaataacttaaaacaCAGAACAAAGGagcaacacaaaataaataaataaaataaaataaatcataaatatcttaaaacacatt
Protein-coding sequences here:
- the LOC141294286 gene encoding ERO1-like protein beta produces the protein MLNAARTRGLLLLLLSLFCAHLSWGWFQNNAKSKSPQKEPVYEDTLDSQDQSCLCHLTGVLDDCFCDIESIDVFNNFKIYPHIRKLIARDFFRYYKVNLKRPCPFWPDDGHCSIKDCHVEPCPESEVPVGIKSGNYNKYSQAANGVSDVRECEQAHELGAINSTLSNQSKEAFADWAHHDDAQDHFCGVDDEMSPEAEYVDLLLNPERYTGYKGPSAWRVWNSIYEENCFKPRSVYRPLNPLAPSRGDDDGEGFYKWLEGK